In Campylobacter sp. RM16187, the DNA window TCTTTTATCTTAGAGAGCTCGCCGGTGATCTTTAAAAGCTCTTTTTCAAGTCTTAGCTTTTCATCCATCTGAGTCTTTAGATTTTTGCTCATTTCGTCACTATTTTTTGAGATTAGCTGAGCCTTATCCCTTTCAAACTGATTAAGCCTATTAACCATTTCGTTTCTTAAAGAATCAATCTCATTTTGAAGCTTGACAATCTTTTGAGATGAAATTTTAGAGCTTTGCAAATTTTCGTTTTGGCTCTCCTCTAGTTTTTTCGTAAGATCATTTATTGTCTCCAAATACTTCTCAGAGTCCATTATCATTCTTAAATTTATATTTTTATATGATAGGCTTGCATCTTTAGAACTTAGTAAATTTGCTATTTCTAAATTTTTACTCACTAAATCTATATTGTCATCATAAAGTATCTTGTTTTGAACTCTTAGGTCGCTTACTTGACGTTTTAATTCCTCTAAATCACTAGGTATAGGCTCGTTTATGCTGCTAATTTTTAAATTTTTCTCATAGCTTTTTGGCGTTAGAAATTTACCGTAAGTATCAAGATTATCTTTTTTAACATATTTTTCCTGCTCGTTTCTAGGAAGCTCATCAAAGCTTAAAACATGGATAGCAACCTCATTTTGATCTTGTTTGGAATTGTATTTTTTACCCGTATTTGAATACACAAGATACAAACTAACTGCAATCAAAATACTAAATAGTACAAATAAAGTTAAATTTATGATTTTAAGCCTATTCAATTTAGATATTGCCTTTATCCTTAATACTTTGTATTACTTTATGTGCGTGATTTAAGGCCAAAACTATAGAACCCCCGTTTTTCAGCACTATATCACCACCTATATAAAGCCCCTTTACACTACTTTCATAATCGTCATCTACGATTGGATCCTTATCAGCATCTAGCTTTACACCGCATTTTTGTAAAAAATCAACGGGAGTAGAGCCACCTATAGCATATATTATACGATCAAAGATCTCACTTGTTCCATCAGTAAAAATGACTTTTACCTTTCCAGACTCATTTTCAAGCCCTTCAATATCTACGCCAAGCTTTAAATTTAACTTATTGGCATTAAAAAGTGCCATAACAGCAGCCTCATTTATATCGTTTAATCTGGTAAATTTATCTTTTCTATAATTTAGAGTTACATCGTTTCTTTCGCTAAGATCTACCGCATATTCTGCAGCAGAGTTTCCTCCGCCCACTACAATTATTTTTTCATTGCTAGAGCAAGAATCAAGGTTAAAATTTACAACAGAATTTAAAGATGGCGGAATTTTGTAGCTAGGTTTATTAGGACGCCCCATCTTACCTATTGAAATTACTACATTTTTAGCTCCGTATCCTGCTGTTGATGTAGTTATATGAAATATTCCGCTCTCCTCTTTTTTTACACTTTCAACTTCCGAGTTAAATGCGGTATCAATCTCGTTATTGTCAAGCAGCTCATCAAAATAGTCAAGCGTGCTCTCTTTTGTGCCGTCGTCAAAACCAACCACTCCATGAATAGTGCTATCTTGACCTTTATAGCTTTTATCTACACGCTTATTGTCTTTATAAAACTTCCTTATCGTTTGACTATGATTATCACCCTTTTCCAGCAATAAAACGTTTTTAAATCCATTTGCTTTAGCCTCTACCACGGTAGCGATTCCGCATGGACCTCCGCCTATTACCACTATATCATATACGCATCTCATATCTCTTCTCCGTTACTTAATAATTTTTATTGATAATTTAGCAAAATTTCTATTAAAAGTTAAGTAAATTTATAAAATTTTAAAATATTTGAATTATGAAGCTTGGTAATTGTTATCTTTAAATACCAAAACAGCCAATATGACCGCCTTGGTATTAAACAATAAGGATATTAGTTTTTCTTTACAAAATCAGCTATCAAAAAGGCAAGCTCAAGCGCCTGATCGGCATTTAGTCTTGGATCACACTGTGTTTCATAGCGATTTTCAAGACTCTTTTCGGTTATATTAAACGCACCGCCCACACACTCGGTCACATCTTGTCCCGTCATCTCCAAATGCACGCCACCGGCGTAAGTTCCTTCCGCTTTATGAATTTCAAAAAAGCTCTTAACCTCGGATAAAATTTTATGAAATTCGCGAGTTTTATAGTTGTTTGATGATTTTACGGTGTTTCCGTGCATCGGATCGATACTATAAAGGATATTAAGCCCTTCTTTTTTAGCTCCGCGTAAAATTTCAGGAAGCTTATCTGCTATCTTATCGGCACCCATTCTAACGATGACGTTTAGTCTTCCGGCTTCGTTGTTTGGATTTAGCTTGCTAGCTAGTTTTATCACGTCTTCGCTGGTTGCGTTTGGTCCTATCTTAACTCCGATCGGGTTATGAACTCCGCTTAAGAAATGAACGTGCGCGTCATCTACTCCGCGCGTTCTCTCGCCTATCCAAAGCATATGCGCCGAGCAGTCATACCAGTCTCCGGTAAGGCTATCTTCGCGCGTTAAAGCCTCTTCATAAGGAAGCAAAAGCGCTTCGTGAGAGGTGTAAACCACGGTTTGATTTATAGCTTGCGTATTTTGCGAATTTATCCCACAAGCCTCCATGAAAGCAAGAGTTTGGCTTAGCTTTTCAACCAATTCATCATATTTTTTGCCAAGCTCAGGCTTTTTTATAAAACCTAAATTCCACCTATGCACCTCATGCAAGTCGGCAAGTCCGCCCCTTGAAAACGCACGAAGTAGGTTCATCGTGGAAGCTGACTGATAATAAGCCTCTATCATCCTCTTTGGATCAGGTACGCGCGCAGCTTCGTTAAACTCAAAGCCGTTTATGATGTCGCCTCTATAACTTGGCAGTTTCACACCGCCAACCTCTTCGTAATCACTGCTTCTTGGTTTTGCAAACTGCCCTGCTACGCGCCCGACTTTTACCACAGGACAACGCCCGGCAAAGGTAAGAACGATCGCCATTTGAAGCATGACTTTAAACATATCTCTTATATTGTTTGCATTAAAATTTAAAAAGCTCTCCGCGCAGTCTCCGCCCTGAAGCAGAAACGACCTGCCTTCGGTTACATCTTTTAGCGCTTTTTTAAGGTTTCTTACCTCGCCCGCAAAGACAAGCGGCGGAAGCGAAGCAAGCTTATTTTCTACGCTTTTTAACTCATCTAAATTCGGATAAACGGGTTGCTGCAAGATATTTAAATCTCTCCACGAGCTTCTAGTCCAATTCATCTCATACCTTTTTAAAAAATAACTCCGATTTTAACGAAAAAGAACTTTTAATACACATAAAATCAAAACTAAAAGCCAAATTTGTGAATTTAAGTAACATAAATTTATAAGTGTTTCGAAATTTAACTAAGCTGTGATTAAAAATTTATTAAATAAAATAGCCTCAAAAAAAGAATTCCGATGAAAAACTACGAAAACGAAACAAAAGCGGGCATAATATACGGTCTTAGCGCCTTTATACTTTGGGGGCTTTTTCCGATATATTTTAAGCAACTTCACGAGCTTGGATTTGCCGAGATAGTCGCTCACCGTATCATCTGGTCGGTGTTGTTTTTATATATCCTGCTTAAATTTAGTAAAAAGTTATCAGAGGCAAAGAGGTTTTTCACAAACAAAAAAACCGCGTTTTTACTCTTTATCAGCGGAGTTTTGATAGCTCTTAACTGGTCGATTTATATCTATGCCGTAAGTATAGATAAGATCGTGGATGCAAGCTTAGGATATTTCATAAATCCTCTCATAACCATGCTTCTTGGCGTGATAATCTTAAAAGAGCAAATTTCAAACACGGGCAAATTTGCTATCTTTATCGTATTTATCGCTATCTCTATCCAAATTTACGATGTAGGCGGGCTTCCGTTTATCTCGGTTGTGCTGCCGCTTTCGTTTGCTATCTATTCGCTTGTTAGAAAGCGTATCAAAATTCCATCTCTGGAAGGGCTTTTCGTAGAGACTACGATGGTTATGCCTATTGCAATCGCAGCGCTATTTTTCATAGCAAAGAGCGGGCAAAACCACTTTGACTTTTCGTGGTTTGGGCTTTTTATCACGCTTTGCGGACCGCTTACGGTGATACCGCTTTTACTTTTTAACTCAGCTGCTTTAAGGATAAATTTAAGCACGATTGGCTACATGCAGTATATCTCGCCTTCGCTTCAGCTTCTAATAGCTGTCTTTGCTTACAACGAACCGATAAACACAGCCAAGATAAGCTCATTTGTACTTATTTGGATAGCTCTTGGCGTGGTTAGTATCGACGGGATTTACAAAAAGAAAAAGCAAATTTAAGTATAATCTCCGGTAAATTTCAAAAGGAAATAAAATGGATACTTTTAGCATGATGATCGTCGTTTCTCTTGCGGTTGCGATCATACTTTATATGCAGATTCAAAAAATTACTAAGAATATCGATCAAAACGGCACGCTTGCAAACAACTCTCCTGAAAATTTAAGACAAATTTCAGTGCAAAAATACAAAGAGTTTTGCGAACTTATAAACAACGAGCTAAGAGAGCTTAAAAACATGGCGCTTTATGATGATATGCTAAAGGATGCCGAGCTTAAAGATGGTTTTTTACAAAGCCTTAGCGAGATGAGCAAGAAGCTTGCTTTCATAGAGACTATGAATACGGCGCGAAACCCCGATAAATGGGAGAGCGAACTATTTGAGGTATTAACAAGGCTTGATGAGCTGGTTGAGGCGAATTTCAAAGACGGCGAGCGCGTGAGCGATGAGATAAGAGATAGGCTAGGCGCAGAGTTTTCAAAACTTCAAAATTAAAATTACGCTTAAAAATCAAATGATTTTACAAATAAGGCAAAACAAAACTCTATTTTTATATCTTTAAAATGAGAGCAGATATCATCTTAAAGTTATTTTTTGATAATGTATATTAAAATATCGTATTAAAATATAAATTTATCAAAAAAGGATTATTTTGATTAGATGTCCTTGCTGCGGATACTTAACTATGAAGTATATAAATGCAAATGACGGCTTTTGTGTAGATATATGTCCTGTTTGCCATTGGCAATTTGACAATCTTTCAAATTCTCGTCCAAATATATCAATAGGTCCAAATTCGGTATCATTAAATCAAGCTAAAGAAAATTATAAAAAGATAGGAGCGAAAGAAGAAAGACTCTTGCAATATGTTCGTCCTCCTACCAAAGAGGAATTTGCGGATAAACGGATAAAATGTCCTTGCTGCGGATATCTAACTATAGTAGATAAAGAGGATAAGAATTTAATACAAGATGTTTGTCCTGTTTGCTTTTGGCAATATAATACGCAAGCTATAAATAACCCGAGTAAAATAATAGAGCCAAATATAGTATCTTTAAATGAGGCTAGACAAAACTATAAAGAGTATAAAGCTTCAAGCAAGCTAGGCTCTATAAATGCAAGAGAGCCTATGGATGATGAGTTGCTTTAAAATTTTTGTCGTATTATAATTATATTGTGAGGATATAAAGCCTATATCCTCACTTCTTAACATAAATTTAACTAAATAAATTATTTGTTGATTTAACTTAGAAAAGAGACTAAAATAAAATGCTAACCCTATACATTCCAAAACTCCAAGATCTATGGTTTAGAGAAAAGATGTTAAGCGATGAAAAGACAATGGAGTATAATCATTCGTGGGGCGGCGTAATTTCCTTTCCTAGCCATAAATGGAGCCGATGGTATAATGAGTGGATAGCAAATGAAGACGATAGATATTTTTACAGATATATACAAAAAGAGAATGAATTTATAGGCGAAGTCGCTTATCGCTTTGACGATAAAAGAAGTATATACGTTGCAAACGTTATTATATATTCACCTTATCGCGGCAAAGGATACGGAAAGATTGCACTAGCCTTATTGTGCGAAAAAGCAAAAGATAACGGGATTAAAGAGATATATGACTATATGGCGGTTGATAATTCGGCAATAAAACTATTTATAAGTTGCGGCTTTAAAGAAGAATACAAAACGGCTGAATATGTGATGTTAAAAAAGATATTGGTTGATTAGGAAAATTATTTATCTTACATCTCTAAAAAGCAGCTATTTTGTTTTTATATCTTTTTACGCTTTTAAACCAATTTATTTTAAAAAGTTCCTAAAAGAGTGAATCTCTTAAAGTTCAAATAAACAAAAGCCCTAGAATACGGCGCTAAATAGGCTTATTTCGTTCTTTCTTCTGAAATTAAATTTAGAAGTAAAGACTAATATATTAGGAAATACCAAATGCACACTAAACTATTTAACGGAAAGATAAATTTAACTTCTAAAATGTATACTAAAGATCAGATGGGTCTAATATACACTGAAGTTTATGGAGGATGGATAGATATGCTTCATAGTCTTTGGGTATTTAAACTATTTCACGGACTTAAAGATCATAGTGAAATTACAGATGATGAATTTAGAGAGATATACTTAACCGCACTTCAAAGAATTCTCGAGGATGAAAAAGCTATATTGGAACCACCTTCTTATTTGTGGGACAATAAAAAGAAAAAACACAATACTCCTACAAGAGTAGTAAAGATGAAATTCGGAGATGAGATAGCTTGGGATATTCCTATGGAAGAGATGATAGATTATCTTAGACAAGAGATGATGAAAGAAGACTTTGATAAGGATAACTTGTTTTGGTACGATAAATACGCTCCTAGCTTGATCTGGGATCCTGAGTATGATGAAGAATACGCAAAATACGACGAAGCAAAAATTCTTGTTGTGGAAGGGCAAGGGTTTTAATACATAAGCACGAACTAGGATTTTAAAATAATAAACTTTCCTGCACTCAAGGCTAGTGTTGAAAAATATATAAGAAGTTAAGTAAAAAAATAATATTATAGCGTTTTTGGATTGACTCCTATCCTAATAAACTCAAGGAAATTTGATGAGCTACACCAAAAAAGACCTCATAACAACTTCAAATTTAACCAAAGATGAGATTTTCCACTTCTTAAATTTAGCCAAAGAGTTTAAAACTCTAAACAATTCAGACGTGAAAAAAGCAAAATCTCTTTACGGTAAAACGACGGTAAATGCGTTTTTTGAAAACTCAACGCGTACAAGAACCAGTTTTGAAATCGCAGCCAAACGCCTTGGAGCGGACGCCATAAATTTTAGCTCCTCTCAAAGCAGTACAAAAAAGGGCGAAACTCTAATTGACACTATAAACAACATAGTCGCCATGAAAACCGATATCGTGGTAGTTAGGCACTATAGCTCAGGCGCTGCGAAATTTGTAGCAGCAAACACCGATGCTCACGTGGTAAACGCAGGAGATGGACTAAACGAACATCCAAGCCAAGCATTGCTTGATCTTTTTACCATACTTGAACACAGAGGAAATTTAGAAAATTTAACCGTAGCCATAATCGGAGATATATTTCACAGCCGCGTCGCTCGCTCAAACATCTACGCCATGCAAACTCTTGGTATCAAGGTTAAGCTGTTTGGACCGCCTATGATGCTAACTGGCATGGAGGCTTTTGGTTGCAGGATTTGCAAAAGCATGCAAGAAGCCCTTGAAGATACCGACGTAATCATCATGCTTAGGATCCAACTTGAGCGCCAAGATGACGAGGTTGCATTCCCGTCCGTGCGCGAATACTCAAATTTCTTTGGACTTACCAGAGCCAAGATGAAATTTGCCAAAGATAATGTGATGATACTTCACCCGGGTCCCATAAACCGCGGAGTAGAGATAAACTCCGACGTTGCTGACGATCCGCGCTACACTCACATACTAAATCAAGTCGAAAATGGAGTTGCCGTAAGAATGGCGATCCTTCACACTCTAATCTCAAACAAACAAGGCTAAAGATGACAACGCTTATAAAAAACGCAACCATAATAAATTTTAACGAAACAAAAAAAGCAAATATCCTAATAGAAGGCGAAACGATCGCCGATATCACAACCGATGAACCAAAAGCAGACATCATCATAGACGCAAGCGGCAAGCTTGTAATGCCGGGACTCATCGACATGCACGTGCATTTTCGCGACCCGGGTCTTGAGTATAAAGACGATATAAACTCAGGTAGCGAAAGCGCGGTTGCAGGAGGTGTCACAACCTGCCTTCCTATGGCAAATACAAACCCTATCAACGATAACGCCGTGATCACTCGCGATATGATCGCTAAAGCAAAGGCAAGAGGGCTTATCGACCTGCTTCCCATAGGCGCCATCACAAAGAGCATGGGCGGAAACAAAGTCGTAGAAATGGGCGATATGATAAACGCAGGCGCAGTTGCCTTTAGCGATGACGGCTTACCCGTAGCAAGCAGCGACGTGATGAGATATGCTCTTGAATACTCCAAGCACTTTGGCTCATTTGTGATAAACCACTCGCAAGACTGCTCGCTATGCCGCGGCGGACATATGAACGAGGGGCGAGTCTCGGCGATTTTGGGCATAAAAGGCATGCCAAGAGAGCAAGAGGAGATCATGGTATCGCGCGACTTACTTCTTGCAAAGCTAACAGGCGGACACATCCACATAGCTCACGTCAGCTCGGAGTGGTCGCTAAAGCTAATAAAACAAGCTCGCGATGAGGGTATAAACGTCACTTGCGAAGTTACGCCGCACCACTTTACATACACCGAAGATGAGCTTATGAACTACGATACAAATTTCAAGATGTCTCCACCGCTTCGAACCAAAAGCGATGTAACAGCCGTAAGAGAAGCCATCGCAAACGGGCTAGTGGACGTAATCGTAACCGATCATGCCCCGCACCATGACGATGAGAAATTTATAGAATTTGACAAGGCTCCGTTTGGAATTTTAGGGCTTCAGACTTTGATACCGCTAACATTAAATTTAGTAAGAGACGGGCTTATAAGCTATGAAAAAATGGTTGAGCTAACCTCTACAAACGCAGCTAAAATGCTAAATTTAAAAAACAAAGGTGTGATAGCCAAAGGAATGCTTGCCGATCTTGTCATAGTAGATCCCGACATGGAGTATGTCTACGATAAAAATTTAAACAAATCTAAATCAAGTAACTCTCCGCTCATAGGCAAAACCCTCAAAGGTGCTGCCGTAAAAACGATAAAAAGCGGAAAAGTGGTGTTTGATTTCCCTAATGTAGTGGCGTGAAACTAAAAACTAGACTAAATTTACAAGCTAGGCAAATTTGATACTTGGCTTGTAAATTCTACTTCATTACCACCAAATTTCACGCAATAAAACAAGATTTTCTCAGTCAAAGTTGCAGATTAGATAGTTAGTATTTTGAGCTATAAAGCAATTTTAAAAAATAAAACTCAAATTTTTATATTAGGCTCGCAAGACAAGCTAACTACTAATATACTCAAAAAATTAAGCAAAAATTTCAGTAAAAATTTGCAAGCCCAAAATAATCAGGCTTGCAAATCAAATTTCATTTGCCGTTAAGCATATAAACCGAGCGTAAAAATACATCCACGCCTGCTAGCAAGGCACTTTCATCAAAATCAAAGCAGCAGTTATGATGTCCTGCGGCAAGGTCGGTTCCTATCATTAGATAGCCGCTCTTGCCGCCTGCTTTTTGCACCGCTTGCATGAAATGCGCGAAGTCCTCACAAGCTCCGAAGTCAAGTTCCTTCACGATAAGCTCATTTTTGATATACGGCGACTCTAGCGCAGCCTTTTCATAAAGTTCGGCTACTTCCTTACTGCTATCTCCGCCGCTTGTGCCGCCTGTTAGCTTCACGTCATACTCAACGCCGTGCATGATACTAACGCCATTTATGATATCCATACATCTTTGATACATAAACTCATTTAGCTCGGTTGTCTCGCCGCGAGTTTCGCAGGCTATGTAGCCGTTTGGTGCGATTACGTTTCTGCCCTCACCAGCCCTTAAAACACCAACGTTTATGCGAGTTACTCCGTCCGCGTGTCTAGTGATCGCATGCATCGCTAAAGCCGCTTCGGCAGCTGCTAAAAGTGCATTTGCTCCCTCTTGCGGTGCGCCTGCTGCGTGTGCTGATCTACCTTTAAAATTTACGTCAAATTTTGATGTAGCAAGAAGTTTGTTTGTGCCGCAAATTATGCCGCCGCTCTTTTTTGCCTGAAAGCCGATATGCCCGCCAAGCAGATAATCAATCCCTTCAAGTATGCCTGTTGGCTCCATTCCGACAGCGCCTCTTGTGCCCTCTTCTGCGGTTTGAAAGATAAATCTAAATTTGCCGTTAAAGTCATCTAAATTTTCGCTTATGATCCTAGCAAGCGCAAGCCCTATCGTGATATGTCCGTCATGCCCACAAGCGTGCATAATGCCGTCTATATCGGCTCTAAAGCCATCTTTACTAGCTCTATGTGAAGCCTCTCTACTCTCGGTAACATCCACGCCGTCTATGTCAAATCTAAACGCAGTAGTAAGACCTGCTCTTCCGGTATCTATCTCAGCCACAAGCCCGGTTAAACCATCTTCCATCACAGGCAAAAACTCTTGCTCCTCTTTGCTTAGCAAGCTTTTTGCTCTTTCTAGATACTTTTGCATAGCCTCTTTTGTGCCAAGCCCTTGTCTGGCTTCAGGTTTTACAACCTCGCGACCCATTTTTAAGGTGTATCCGTAGCCTTTCATTATAGAAGCGATCTTTGCGGTAGTAAAAAACGTAAACCAACCGGTTTCAGGATGAGAGTGGAAAAATCGCCTATTTGCGATCATCTCTTCTTTTAAATTTTCGACTTTAGTTTGAATATGATCCATATTTTCGCTCCTTATATTAAATTAGAAATCTTAATTGAATATTATAACTCAAATTTAATTCTAAAAACTTAAAAATCAAATTAAATTTAATAAATCGTATTTAAAAATAACTATTTTTTAATCAAATATTTAAAAGTTTATTTAAGTTCAGATTTTAGCTTAATTATGCGGTCATAAGACTCTTCTATGCGCTCTTTTTTGATCTTTTTGGAATTTATGGCATCGACAATCACTTGAGTAATATACTCGCTAGTTCTGCGCTCTCCTATCATAAATTCGCTAAATAGCAGTATATCTCCACCGGCATTTATGAAATTTACAACTTTTTGCGTCATGCTAAAACCATTCAGTCCGCCCATCAACATATCATCGCTTATAACTACACCATCAAATTTCAAATCTTTTCTAAGTAAATTGCCTATAATATCATTCGACATAGAGGCAGGAAACTGCGTATCTCTATCTAACAAATAGACATGAGATATCATTATTAGCTTGGACTTATCCCTTTTAATCGCATCATAATAAGGTTTAAGCTCGCTATAATCAAAATTTTCTATCACTGTCTTTTCTATATGTGAATCTGTTTTTGCCGAACCATGACCAGGAAAATGCTTAAGAGTCGTTAAAACTCCAACCTCACTAAAGGCATCTAAAAATTCATTAGCGTATAAAGAAACCTCATCTATATTTTTACTAAAAGCTCTATTTTTTGAGGCAATTATCGGAGAATTTGTATTTAGCAGATCAACAACGGGAGCAAAATTTAAATTTACACCAAGATCTTTTAGCTGATTTGCCATCTTTTTATATAGCTCGTTGGCACCGTTTAAATCAAGAGTCCTGGCAACCTCGCTGGCAGATATAAATGTGCTAAATCCTTTCTTATCCTTAAATCTAGTGACATTGCCACCCTCTTCGTCAATTGCAATAAAAATTCCACTTTGAGCTGATTTTAATGCAGAAGTTATTTTTTTTAAATTATCTTTTGTGCTTATATTTTTTGCAAATACAATAACTCCGCCAAAACGTTGATATTTTGCAT includes these proteins:
- a CDS encoding aspartate carbamoyltransferase catalytic subunit yields the protein MSYTKKDLITTSNLTKDEIFHFLNLAKEFKTLNNSDVKKAKSLYGKTTVNAFFENSTRTRTSFEIAAKRLGADAINFSSSQSSTKKGETLIDTINNIVAMKTDIVVVRHYSSGAAKFVAANTDAHVVNAGDGLNEHPSQALLDLFTILEHRGNLENLTVAIIGDIFHSRVARSNIYAMQTLGIKVKLFGPPMMLTGMEAFGCRICKSMQEALEDTDVIIMLRIQLERQDDEVAFPSVREYSNFFGLTRAKMKFAKDNVMILHPGPINRGVEINSDVADDPRYTHILNQVENGVAVRMAILHTLISNKQG
- the rarD gene encoding EamA family transporter RarD, with the protein product MKNYENETKAGIIYGLSAFILWGLFPIYFKQLHELGFAEIVAHRIIWSVLFLYILLKFSKKLSEAKRFFTNKKTAFLLFISGVLIALNWSIYIYAVSIDKIVDASLGYFINPLITMLLGVIILKEQISNTGKFAIFIVFIAISIQIYDVGGLPFISVVLPLSFAIYSLVRKRIKIPSLEGLFVETTMVMPIAIAALFFIAKSGQNHFDFSWFGLFITLCGPLTVIPLLLFNSAALRINLSTIGYMQYISPSLQLLIAVFAYNEPINTAKISSFVLIWIALGVVSIDGIYKKKKQI
- a CDS encoding glycoside hydrolase family 3 N-terminal domain-containing protein, with protein sequence MKKILNLFLCFTFFSCISLAQERPTLRKMIAQMIMVGFNGSSLNDTMSVVSDAKYQRFGGVIVFAKNISTKDNLKKITSALKSAQSGIFIAIDEEGGNVTRFKDKKGFSTFISASEVARTLDLNGANELYKKMANQLKDLGVNLNFAPVVDLLNTNSPIIASKNRAFSKNIDEVSLYANEFLDAFSEVGVLTTLKHFPGHGSAKTDSHIEKTVIENFDYSELKPYYDAIKRDKSKLIMISHVYLLDRDTQFPASMSNDIIGNLLRKDLKFDGVVISDDMLMGGLNGFSMTQKVVNFINAGGDILLFSEFMIGERRTSEYITQVIVDAINSKKIKKERIEESYDRIIKLKSELK
- a CDS encoding amidohydrolase; translated protein: MDHIQTKVENLKEEMIANRRFFHSHPETGWFTFFTTAKIASIMKGYGYTLKMGREVVKPEARQGLGTKEAMQKYLERAKSLLSKEEQEFLPVMEDGLTGLVAEIDTGRAGLTTAFRFDIDGVDVTESREASHRASKDGFRADIDGIMHACGHDGHITIGLALARIISENLDDFNGKFRFIFQTAEEGTRGAVGMEPTGILEGIDYLLGGHIGFQAKKSGGIICGTNKLLATSKFDVNFKGRSAHAAGAPQEGANALLAAAEAALAMHAITRHADGVTRINVGVLRAGEGRNVIAPNGYIACETRGETTELNEFMYQRCMDIINGVSIMHGVEYDVKLTGGTSGGDSSKEVAELYEKAALESPYIKNELIVKELDFGACEDFAHFMQAVQKAGGKSGYLMIGTDLAAGHHNCCFDFDESALLAGVDVFLRSVYMLNGK
- a CDS encoding CPCC family cysteine-rich protein, with the translated sequence MIRCPCCGYLTMKYINANDGFCVDICPVCHWQFDNLSNSRPNISIGPNSVSLNQAKENYKKIGAKEERLLQYVRPPTKEEFADKRIKCPCCGYLTIVDKEDKNLIQDVCPVCFWQYNTQAINNPSKIIEPNIVSLNEARQNYKEYKASSKLGSINAREPMDDELL
- a CDS encoding NAD(P)-binding domain-containing protein; translation: MRCVYDIVVIGGGPCGIATVVEAKANGFKNVLLLEKGDNHSQTIRKFYKDNKRVDKSYKGQDSTIHGVVGFDDGTKESTLDYFDELLDNNEIDTAFNSEVESVKKEESGIFHITTSTAGYGAKNVVISIGKMGRPNKPSYKIPPSLNSVVNFNLDSCSSNEKIIVVGGGNSAAEYAVDLSERNDVTLNYRKDKFTRLNDINEAAVMALFNANKLNLKLGVDIEGLENESGKVKVIFTDGTSEIFDRIIYAIGGSTPVDFLQKCGVKLDADKDPIVDDDYESSVKGLYIGGDIVLKNGGSIVLALNHAHKVIQSIKDKGNI
- a CDS encoding dihydroorotase, with translation MTTLIKNATIINFNETKKANILIEGETIADITTDEPKADIIIDASGKLVMPGLIDMHVHFRDPGLEYKDDINSGSESAVAGGVTTCLPMANTNPINDNAVITRDMIAKAKARGLIDLLPIGAITKSMGGNKVVEMGDMINAGAVAFSDDGLPVASSDVMRYALEYSKHFGSFVINHSQDCSLCRGGHMNEGRVSAILGIKGMPREQEEIMVSRDLLLAKLTGGHIHIAHVSSEWSLKLIKQARDEGINVTCEVTPHHFTYTEDELMNYDTNFKMSPPLRTKSDVTAVREAIANGLVDVIVTDHAPHHDDEKFIEFDKAPFGILGLQTLIPLTLNLVRDGLISYEKMVELTSTNAAKMLNLKNKGVIAKGMLADLVIVDPDMEYVYDKNLNKSKSSNSPLIGKTLKGAAVKTIKSGKVVFDFPNVVA
- a CDS encoding class II 3-deoxy-7-phosphoheptulonate synthase, with translation MNWTRSSWRDLNILQQPVYPNLDELKSVENKLASLPPLVFAGEVRNLKKALKDVTEGRSFLLQGGDCAESFLNFNANNIRDMFKVMLQMAIVLTFAGRCPVVKVGRVAGQFAKPRSSDYEEVGGVKLPSYRGDIINGFEFNEAARVPDPKRMIEAYYQSASTMNLLRAFSRGGLADLHEVHRWNLGFIKKPELGKKYDELVEKLSQTLAFMEACGINSQNTQAINQTVVYTSHEALLLPYEEALTREDSLTGDWYDCSAHMLWIGERTRGVDDAHVHFLSGVHNPIGVKIGPNATSEDVIKLASKLNPNNEAGRLNVIVRMGADKIADKLPEILRGAKKEGLNILYSIDPMHGNTVKSSNNYKTREFHKILSEVKSFFEIHKAEGTYAGGVHLEMTGQDVTECVGGAFNITEKSLENRYETQCDPRLNADQALELAFLIADFVKKN
- a CDS encoding GNAT family N-acetyltransferase yields the protein MLTLYIPKLQDLWFREKMLSDEKTMEYNHSWGGVISFPSHKWSRWYNEWIANEDDRYFYRYIQKENEFIGEVAYRFDDKRSIYVANVIIYSPYRGKGYGKIALALLCEKAKDNGIKEIYDYMAVDNSAIKLFISCGFKEEYKTAEYVMLKKILVD